GCTCATTAAGATTGTGCCGATGCTGGCGTCGGGCTTCTTCTTGGTAATAAGTTTTGCTACGATTTCCGTTCCGCCATTACTACCGCTAGCGCCGTAAGCAAGCACTAATGTCATACCTGCAAGGATACCGCCGATAAATACGGCGACGAGTATTTCTCCGTCAAAAACAGGCAAATGCAGTATATCAAACAACTCCATAATAACCGACCCCATAACGGTGGCGTAGATTGTTTTAACCGCAAATTCCTTAGATAAAAATATTACCGAAAGTACAAGCAAAGGTAAATTTAACAAAAAGGTGCTATATTGCACAGGAAAACCCGTAGCGTAGTATATAATACTAGCTATACCGCTAAAACCGCCCGGTACTAAGTTGTTAGGAACAACAAACATGTGTAGGCAAGTAGCGGTGACTAACGCCGAACAAGTTAGCCTTAAATAACTTAAAATAGTGTTTTTAATATTAATTTTCTTCATCAATCGTATAGTATCAAATAGCCAAAAAAAAGTCAATAAAAAAGCGACGTGTGTATTGAGGAAAGTAGGTAAAATTAGTTAGAAATTGTCGGTTGGCAAGTATTGACAAAAGCAAAACGTATTCTATAATATTTTGCGTCGAGATTGATACATCGACAAAAAAATGGTTGTATTTGGGTTGTTGCAACTTTTAGGAGGGTATTATGGACGAACTCATAAAAACCGTTTTGGAACTGGGCGCAAGCGACGCTTATCTCTTGATTGGCGCATTGTGCTGTTGTTTTTTGACCGCTATTGCAAAAAAAATGTTGATTAACAAAGTAAAAGTCGACGTATTGCATACTTTTGACCCTTCTACCTTATTCCCCTATATATTTGGAATTGTAATTTGTATAGTTGTAAGTTTATGTACAAACAAGACAAAGTTTGACATACTTATTTCGTTACAAAGGGGGCTGATTACCGGCGCTCTAAGCACGGCGTTATACCATCTCTATCAATCGGTTAACAAAAAAGGACTTAAATCTTTGCTTAAAGACGACTTGTTTAATTTATTCTATAACCAGTTGTTAGCCTTTACGTCTGCGCCTGAGCAACTGCTTAGCAAGCAAATAAGCCTGCCCGACTTAATTGGGCAGGCGCAAACGCTTGCAAATAGCGCTAAATCTATCTATACGGAATTTACAAACAAGGAAATTAGAACAGAAAAATTGACTAAACTTCTAGGAGGAATTATCGACGACGAGGACGTGACAAATTTATTGCCTCTACTTGACAAAGCGTTAGCCAATTATTGTGGTAGAAAACAAAAAACAGCGGGATAAAAATTGAGGGTTACATAATAAATGTAACCCTTTTTTTATGCTATTGCTAAAAATTATTATTTTTACAACGTTTATTTTATCAAGATTATTTTTGCAACGTTTATTTTATCAATATTATTTTTGCAACGTTTATTTTATCAAGATTATTTTTGCAACGTTTATTTTATCAAGATTATTTTTGTAAGTTCTATTTAATTGTCTTAGCGTATATTTCGTTTTTGGTGATGTTGCGGTCTTTTGCGACTTGCTTAATGGCTTGCATTTTGGTTAGTCCGCAATCGATATAGTAATCTATATGTTGTTGAACTGTTAAATTTGTCAGCGGGTTGACTTCGAGTTTGCCCTCGACAACAATTACAAATTCGCCTTTTGCAACGTCGATTTTTACGCTACCTAATGTTCCAAAAGTAAGGCTTTCGTAAAGTTTGGTAAGCTCCCTAGCTATACAAACTTGCCTTTCGCCTAAGACAGTGTATAAATAAGCGAGGTCATCTTCGACATTATGAACCGAAGAATAAAATATTAGCGTACAGGCAGTTGAAATAGTCTGCCAAAGCTTATCTCTTTCGACTGTCTTTTCGGGCAAAAACCCCACAAAAGTAAATGGAGAAGAAAAACCCGAAAGCGCAACTGCGTTGACAAAAGCGCAACTGCCCGAAATAACGGTATAAGCGATATTGTTTTCTTTCAAATAATTAACCATTATTTGTCCGGGGTCGCTTATCGTAGGCATGCCTGCGTCTGCAATCACGGCGACAGTACCTACTAAAATGTCTTGTGAAAGTTGAGCAAGGGTAGAAACTTCGTTAAATTTATGGTAAGAACGAAGAGGTTTTGTTATATTAAAATTTTTAAGAAGCATACCGCTATGCCTAGTATCCTCGCAGTAAATAACGTCGACAGAATTAAGCGTTTCGATTGCACGAGGACTCATTTCCCCGAGATTACCTATTGGAGTTGCCACAAAATAAACTTTTACCACTTTTTCCCCACTTCTTTTATACTTATTATAAGAGTAATTGTTATCCCCCTATTTTACGCCGAAATTTTTGCTATTTTTTGTATTTGACAGCTTATGTTAACTTGCGATATAACTACAACTATCGTCGCTACCAACACTGTTTATATAATTTGCAGTTGATACAACTTCTTTGCTAAACTTTACCGTATAATTGTTTGACAGTTTGCGTATAATTGCCGTCTTTATCAAAAATTATTATGTCCGGCAGTATGGTTAGACCAACCTTACCGCATTTTGTCGCCTTAATAATTACAGTCTTTGGGCTAACTCCCTGTCGAGCGCAAATAAAAGTAAGTTCTTTGGGCTGTAAATTGTAGTGACTGGCAAGAACCATAATTTCGCTTAACCGCTGAACTTGATGTATTAAATAGAAACTACCCGAATCTTTCAAAATTGCCGAGCTTAACGCTAAAAGTTGCTGTAAAGTAAGCCCGACTTCGTGGCGAGCAAGCAAAATTTCTTGATTTTGTTGAGTTTGCCCGGAATTTAGCTTGCGGTAAGGCGGATTTGCCACCACGCAATCTACGTCTTGAAAATAGTTAAGGTAGTCGTTTGCGATTAAACTAATTTTTCCGTCTAAGTTTATGTCCTCTACCGAGTTAGGTTTTGCCGTTAAATTAGACTGTTTAACGCTTAGACTTTGCCGTTTATTTGTAATAGCCGATAAAATATCGTTACAGTCTAGGCATAAGGGCTTTATTATATCTTGCTGATTATTAATCTTTAAGCTAAGCAAACAATTATTGTAAAGCGACTGTTGAAATTCTACCGCAACTACGCTACTTGGGCGTTGCTTATAAGCGAGCAATATTGATATCACTCCCGAACCGCTACAAAGTTCGACTACATGTTTGCTTGCGATATTTTTTACGCTGTTTGCAAGCAAAACCGAGTCGCTGGTAAAACGATACCCCGATTTGCTCTGCACAATAAACAAGTCGCCGACTTCAAGGTCTTCGGCAACTTGATTTGCAGACAAAACTATGCCTTTTTGAGCTAAAATATCATCAATGCCCATCTATTCGGCGATTACTCTATTAGTAATACTGCCCAAAGAAGAAATTTGTATGGTTACGGTATCGCCAACGTGGATTTCGCCTACGCCTTGCGGTGTGCCGGTTAGAATAATATCGCCAACTTCAAGCGTCATTATACTTGAAACAAATTCGACAATATCGTAAACGTTTCTTATTAGGTCGGCGGTGTTGCCGTCTTGTACGACAGTTCCGTTAAGAACGGTTTGAACGGTTAGATTTGTTGGGTCAATATCGGTTGTAATATAGCTACCAACAGGACAAAAGGTATCATAACCCTTAGCACGTGTCCATTGACCGTCAATTTTTTGAAAATTACGCTCCGAAACATCGTTTGCGCAAGTATAACCAAAGATATATTTGCCAGCGTCGGCTTTGCTCGCCTTGCGAACACGCTTGCCGATTACTATTACAAGTTCTGCCTCATAGTGAACTGTGCTTGCAAGCGTTGGATAAACTATATTGCCCTCAGGCGCAAGTAACGCCGAAACAGGTTTTTGAAAGATTACAGGTAACATATTAGGGTCGTGACGCATTTCTTCACGGTGCTTAGCGTAATTTACGCCCAAAGCGACAACCTTAGTTGGGACGACTGGGCAAAGCAAACTTGACACTTCTATTTGCTTGCCAACGCTAAATTCGCCGTAAATGTCGCCCGAAATTAGATAATATTTGCCGTCTTTATATTCGGCGTAAGTTGGAACGTCATTAAACAAAACTCTCGCAATTTGCATAATTTAGACCTCTTAATAATCATATATTTATGATTATTTTATCATACTTAATCAATTTAATCAACCTCAACTTAGATTAATTTTTAAATATTGACTTATCTTTTTTTTAAAAAAACTTCTTACTTTACCTTGCTAACCCTTGCTTATTTACGCTAAACTAAACAATCAATAATTAATCTTGCCGGCTTAAACAGTCTAACGAGCAAAATGTTTTTGTAAAAAGAAAAATAGTCCTTTACAACTTGTTTAAAATACTGTATAATTTAATAAATTCGGGCGATTAACTCAGTTGGGAGAGTGTCTTCTTGACGTGGAGAAAGTCACAGGTTCGAGTCCTGTATCGCCCACCAAAAAACGACAATATAACTATTGTCGTTTTTTTGTACTCTATTAACCTTGAATTGTCAATTATTTTTGCGACGGTCGCAAATGCTTATTTAGTCTTATAAGCATATTGTGTTTTTACGATACAAATTAAAAACGCCTAAATTACATTTTATTGTGGCGCAAGCTAAAACGCCTAGTTGGTAACGTCGAAAACTTTGTTACAAAGCGCTTGGGAAAACTCAATTTCGTGCGAAACAAGAAGAATTGCGCCCGTGTAAGCTTGCAGAGCTTTGAGAAGTTCTTCTTTGGCGAGAACGTCAAGATGGTTTGTCGGTTCGTCAAGTATAAGTAGCCCGGTTGGCTTGCGTTCAAGAGAGGCGAGTTTGGCTCTAACTTGTTCTCCGCCTGACAAATTACCTATCGCCTTAGTGGCAAGGTCGCCTTTAAGTCCTACGCTAGCGAGCAGGGTTCTAATTTCTTTTTGGGAATATTTAGGATAGATATTTTGAAGGTAAGCAATCGCCGAATTTGCAAGGTTACTAAATGAAAAGTCTTGTTCGAGATAGCCTACTTTTGCATTTGCGTTGATTGAAAACTTGCCCGATAGACTGGGAATTAACTGCATAATTGTCTTAACTAGCGTGGTCTTGCCAATGCCATTCGTACCACGTATCCACAGCTTGTCCTCGCCTCCAATATGAATTGATAGGGGCGGAAGCAAAGGTTTGTCGTAGCCAATTACCAAATTATCAACTACTAACATATTTTTAGTAATAACCGAGTCGCACTCAAAAGAAAAAGTCGATGGCAGTACGGTTACGGGTTTAGTTAGCACGTCCATTTTGTCAAGCATTTTTTTACGACTGTTAGCCATACCGGCGGTTGCCGCACGAGCCTTATTTTTGGCTATATATTCTTCCATCTTCTTAATTTCACGCTGTTGACGCTCATAAGAATCAACATATTGACGTTGATTATTGTCGTGTGCAAGCAAAAATGCGTCATAATTGCCGGGATATTTCTTAATTTCGTGGTTCTCTATGCTTAAAATAAAGTTTGTAACTCTATTTAAAAATGCGGTATTGTGCGAAACTAACAAAAACGTGCCTTGATAAGTTTCTAGATATTTAGCTAGCCATTCGATATGTTCAAGGTCTAAAAAGTTTGTAGGCTCGTCAAGCATAATCAAATCATAGTCGTCAAGCAATAATTTCGCTAACATTACTTTGGCTCGTTGCCCTCCGCTTAATATAGATACGCTAGTATCGTAACCGATAGCGCCTATGCCTAGTCCGTTGGCAACTTTCTTAATGGTTGCGTCCATTTCATAAAAACCCGACGTTTCTAATCGTTCTTGAAGTCTAGAACTCTTGTTGCATAACTTTTCAAGTTCGTCTAGGTCGGTTAAATTAGACATTTCGTTATAAAGCTGTTCGAGGCGTTGCTCGGTTACAAATAAATTCTCAAAAGAAGTCTTTAAGTAATCCATAACCGACAAAGATTTGTCGATATTTGCGTGTTGGTCAAGATAACCAAAACGAACGCCGTTAAGCCACAGCACTTCGCCTTCGTCTTGCATAATTTTACTTGCGATAATGTTGACGAAAGTTGTCTTGCCTGCGCCGTTAAAGCCAACAATACCTATATGTTCTTTACTGTTAACGTTAAAACTTGCCTTTTCAAACAAAATTTTACCGTCAAAAGAGTGGGTTAAATTGTTTACCGTTAGTATGCTCATTAATTTACTCCAAAATATTTATTTATTATATCATAAGATAGCTTTTTATAAAAGCAAATAATAAAATCGCTAGTTTTTTACAAACTAAAAGGCAAGAACACTTGCCTTATTAAAGACTTAAAAGATAAAACTATTAATTTAAAGAAAGGTTAAATATTCTCCCAGTCGATTAATTGGTCTTTATAAAAATATTTATGGTCTTTGGCGGAAATTGGACGAATAACCTTGCAAGGGTTGCCGTAAGCCACAACGTCGCTAGGAATATTCTTAGTGACTACGCTCCCTGCGCCTATTACGCTATTATTGCCTATTGTAACGCCCGGCATAACTAAAACGCCCGCACCTATCCAAACGTTGTCGCCAATTACCACGTCTTTGTTATATTGATACCCTTTTGAACGTAGAGTGGGTTCGATAGGGTGACCGGCGGTAGCGATTGTAACATTAGGCGCAAACATAACGCAGTCGCCTACTGTAATATTACCGTCGTCGACTAAGGTTAAATTAAAGTTTGCGTAAACATTGTCGCCAAAACTAACGTGACTACCGCCCCAGTTAGCGTGAAGAGGCGGTTCGATATAGGAATTGTCGCCAAAGTGAGCAAACATTGTTTTGAGCATATTAGTTCGTTTGTCAAGCTCGTTTGGTCGGCAAGCGTTAAATTCGTAAAGCGACATTAGACACTCAACCTGACTCTTTAATATTTGAGGCGAAAGCGGTAGATAAAGTAACCCTTTGTCCATACGTTCTTTTTCAGTCATATATTTCCTTTTTAAAGCGAATAAGTAAAACCTTAATTAAACAATTAGCCTTTGTAAAACAGGTTAATCACGTTTTAAGATGTCGTAGAGCTTCTTATAAATTGGTTGCAACTGCGGATAAGTTTGTTTATAGACCTCAGTATACAATTCGTGATAGAGTTTATGATTGTCTAAATTAGGAATAAACTCGCTTGTATAGTGCGTCATTGAAGCAACTGCGGTTTGGTAGTCGGGATAGTCTTTCATAGCGACATAGCCGGTAATTGCTCCGCCTAAGCCTGTCGCCTCATAAGTCTGTATTCGCTTAACGGGTAAACCAAACATATCGGCTGTCATTTGACAAATAACGTCGCTTTGACTACCGCCCCCCGCTACTGTTAAAAATTTAATATCGTTGCCTGTACGCTTCTTCAAATTTAAATAACCGTCGTAAAGAGCGTAGCCTACGCCCTCGATAATAGCCCTATATAAGTGGGCTTTGGTATGAACGGAATTGAAACCTATAATACTGCCCTTGCCTTCGGGTTGTTTGAGTTGAGGCGCCCAGTAAGGCTGTAACATTAGCCCTTCGCAACCAACGGGGACATTGTTAAGCTCTTCATTGAGAATTTCTTCGGGTGGAATATCAAGCTCCCTAGCCTTGTTAACTTCTTTTTGCGCAAATTCGTTTAAAAACCAGTTAACCATCCAGTACCCACGATAAATTTGTATTTCGGGGTTAAATAGCGTTGGCGCTACCGACGGATAAGAAGGCATAAACGTCATTGGTTCGATATACTTTTGGGTGGCAAATTGTATTGTAGAAGCTGTTCCAAAGGAAAGGCTTGCGCTATTCTGGTCTATTAAACCTAGCCCTATTGCCTCGCTACCTTTGTCGCTACCGGCAGAAATTAAAGGTAAGCCCTCTTTAATGCCCGTAAGCTCGCTTGCTTTTTTGGTGACTAAACCTATTACTTGGTCGGGTTGAACTAATTCGGGTAGCCAACTATGGTCAATAATACCAAAAATGGGATATTGAATATCGCTTGTAGGTTTCCACTTGCGTTCTTTATACTGCATAGGAATATGCCCGATACAGCCAGCGACCGACTCTTTAAATTCGCCTGTTAGTTTAAAGTTAAGTAGCCCGCCTAAGCTCATATATTTGTAAGTTTTTTTCCAAAGTTGAGGTTGGTTCTCGGCTATCCAGTTGCTTTTGGTAATTTTGCGTTGAACGTCAATCGCCTCGCTCATACCTACTAAACGGAAAGCGACTTTGCATTTAAGGGGAAGGGGCGCTTTGCACTCGGCTCGTCGTTGGTCAAGCCAAAGTATAAAATCTCTAATAGTATTGCCTTGCTTATCTACGCAAGTAAAAGTATCTCTCATTGGAGAAACGGTCATACAAATAATGTTGTTCCAACGCTCGCCTATTTGCGTTTTACAGTCGTTAGTAGCCCTACATAGGCTGTCCCAGTACAAATCAATACTTTGTTCAGCCCAACCCGAATGTAGCGCATAGTAAGATTGAGGATATTTTTGCTTAGAAATGCAAATAAGTTCGCCAACGTTGTTAAATACCATAGCCCTAAGGCTCTGCGTGCCACAATCAATAGATAATACTAGTCGTTCCATATCTTCTCCAAAAATAAATTAATCTTTGTAATTAAAACCGCACATTGTTTGCCAACTAACAAGGTCTGCGTTAGATTTCTTAATATATTCGCCTACGGTTAGCCCGTTAGGCAAGGTATCGTCTTGCGAATAAATTAACGCTTCGAGATAACCTAAATGAGCAAGATTTGCCGAAACTACTAATGTATGCCCGGTATAAATATAAAGTTTATTTGCAAAACTTAACACTTCAAGTTTAGGCAAGGCGCAACGACAATTAATTTGTTCTATAAAATAATCTACCTTAGCTACTCTAATCGTATCTACGTTAAGAGTAGGATAAATATTGCTTGGCGAAACATAAACACGGCGTAACTTTGGATTATTTTTATAGTCGTCTAGGGCGCTTAAAATAAGCTCGGCTACCTTTTCGGGCGAAATTGTAGTGGTGTCTATAATTAAATTGTAGTTAGAAAAATCTGTTACGTCTACGTTGTAAACAGTTTTGTAACGAGAAACTTCTTCTTCGTATCTTGCGTCAAGCTCGGCTTGGGCATCTTCGATTGAACTAAAAGTTTCTTCTTCTGCTTTGCGGTTAGCAAATACTCGCAAAGAGGCGACGTAGGGCGAAACAAGCAACCTAACTTTAAACGACGGCGTGATAAAATGCCAGGCTAGGCGAGAGTCGAAAATTATATCTTTATCGGCGTTATCCTTAGCGTATTGCTTAGACTTGCCATCGATTAAGTAATCATAGTTATAGTCATTACTGCATAGACGGTTGAGTTCAAGCGTGCTTAGACCTTTGTCACGAGCGATATCTCGTTGAATTCTGCCCGTACTAAATATGTCGTAGCCTTGTCTTGCAAGTATGTCGCATACGGCGGACTTACCGCTTCCTAACTGTCCGTTAATTGTTATAAACATATATGTATCCTTTAAAAATGTATTTTGACCTCTACTTATTCATTTTATCACATAATAAAGACTTTTGCAATAAAGATAAAAAATAAGACTAACAAATTTTGTTAGCCTTAAATAAATTATTCGGTATATAAGTCGCCCGAAACGTATACGTCTTCGCTTGTAACGTCAATGCCTAGTTTTCTAAATACCGAATAAGTGCCTTGTGTAAGTATTCTGGTTGTGTGAACTTGGCAACCCTTTAATTTGGGCAGTTGTTTTAAAGCGATTATTGCCGTATCGTTGTAATATTGCGAGATAGATAACGCTACAAGAACTTGTTCAAGCGTCATCATTTCACGCTTGCTCTTATAAACATTGCGATTTAAAAACACTATTGGCTCGATAACTTCGCAAGGTAACAACTTAACTTCGTCATATATGCCTGCAAGCGTCTTTAAAGCGTTGAGGGTGCAAGAAGCGGAAGACGTAAGCAAATCTGATTGTTTACCTGTAATTACTTGACCGTTTGCAAGCTCGATAGACGTAACGGGAACACTGCATTGACGCTCGTATTCTAACGCAGGGGTAACGCAGGGGCGGTCGGTCACCGACAACCCAAGTTTGCGCATTAAAAATTCTAATCTTGTAACGGTATCAAGCCCTACAAGACCTTTCTTATAGTCGACCTTGGCGACTAGATAGCGACGAATAACTTCTTGGCAAGAAGCGTATCTACACGCTGAGTCGTCTATAATTGCGCTTGAAAGACAGTTTACCCCCATATCAGTGGGGCTAAAATATATTTGTTCGCCGGCAATATTTGTCAAAATATTGTTGACAACGGGAAAAGCCTCGATATCTCGATTGTAATTTGTAGTTGTGATATTGTAACGCTGTAAATGATAAGGGTCAATCGTGGTAACGTCGCCTAAATCTGCCGTCGCAGCTTCATAAGCTACGTTAATCGGGTGCGAAAGCGGTAAATTCCAAATAGGAAAAGTTTCAAACTTAGCGTAGCCAGCCTTGACTCCGTGAAGATTCTCGTGATAAAGTTGAGAAAGGCAAGTTGCAAGCTTACCGCTACCCGGACCGGGCGCAGTAACGACAACAAGAGGACGAGTGGTTGGAATATAAGGATTTTTGCCGTAACCTTCGGGGCTGACGATAGTTTCTACGTCAAGAGGGTAACCCTTAGTTTCTTTATGAATATATACTTTTTCGCCCTTGTTTGTAAGATTTCTAATAAACTGGTTGACTTGTACTTCGTCTTCGTAAAGGGTAATTACAATAGCCGAAACAAGAATGCCTACCTTACGCAAGTTGTCAATTACACGTAAAGATTCTAGGGAATAAGTTATGCCAAAGTCAGCTCGAATTTTGTTACGAACAATATCTTTGCTACTTATACAAAAAATAACTTCTACCCTATCCTTTAACTTTTGAAGCAAGCGAATTTTTACATTTTCGTCAAAACCCGGCAAAATTCTCGAAGCGTGAAGGTCGTCAAATAACTTACCGCCAAATTCTAGGTAAAGTTTATTATCAAATTGATTGATACGCTCTAAAATTTTAGCCGTTTGCTGTTCGACGTATAAATTATTATCAAACCCTATTTTCATTAGTTGACCCGCTCCCTTTTTTAATTATTGTAACCCTTATAAACGCTTTTTATAAATGTCTTAAAAAATAATTCTGCCCGTAATTTTACCAAATTTAACTATAAATTTCAAGACTTTTTGAACTTAAAAAAAATTATCTTTTTCATTATTATAATTGCGAAAGGTATTTTTTCCCTCTATGTATTTGACAAACGACAATTAATATTATATTATTATTAAACTAATATTGGGGTATAGCCAAGCGGTAAGGCAACGGACTCTGACTCCGTCATCGTAGGTTCAAATCCTACTACCCTAGCCAAACTTAAACGGCGACAAAATTTCGTTGCCGTTTTTTTAATTGCTGTTTTTAGTTTAATATTTGCAAAAATATTTATTTTCTTTTGGCTATATCGTCTTAACTATATTTATTTACTATTTAACGCTGTCTACTATCTAACAATGTTTATTTATTGTTACTTAATTCGACCTAAACTAAGTAAAATAAAAAAGTCGCTAAAAGCGACTTTAAGTTTGTAGCTTATAAAAGTGGAATAGAAGCGAGGTAGAAGATATCTTTACGCTCCGCTGCTTTACCTTCTGCAAGCACAAAGGCTTTTTTGCAGATAATACCGCCTGCAAGTTTTACTAATTGT
The sequence above is a segment of the Clostridia bacterium genome. Coding sequences within it:
- a CDS encoding YitT family protein, with the translated sequence MKKINIKNTILSYLRLTCSALVTATCLHMFVVPNNLVPGGFSGIASIIYYATGFPVQYSTFLLNLPLLVLSVIFLSKEFAVKTIYATVMGSVIMELFDILHLPVFDGEILVAVFIGGILAGMTLVLAYGASGSNGGTEIVAKLITKKKPDASIGTILMSINIVVMSIGGFFTKQSGYNLWIVVYSLLYSYVCSFVLDHFSQLADPLVKFTIITDKPAEVGSSITNALKRGANVIECQQPSGESCKNSVIEVVVQVRQVPLIKKILQINDAECFAFTTAVDGVILRPDFNKRYKVL
- the rsmI gene encoding 16S rRNA (cytidine(1402)-2'-O)-methyltransferase, translated to MVKVYFVATPIGNLGEMSPRAIETLNSVDVIYCEDTRHSGMLLKNFNITKPLRSYHKFNEVSTLAQLSQDILVGTVAVIADAGMPTISDPGQIMVNYLKENNIAYTVISGSCAFVNAVALSGFSSPFTFVGFLPEKTVERDKLWQTISTACTLIFYSSVHNVEDDLAYLYTVLGERQVCIARELTKLYESLTFGTLGSVKIDVAKGEFVIVVEGKLEVNPLTNLTVQQHIDYYIDCGLTKMQAIKQVAKDRNITKNEIYAKTIK
- a CDS encoding fumarylacetoacetate hydrolase family protein, coding for MQIARVLFNDVPTYAEYKDGKYYLISGDIYGEFSVGKQIEVSSLLCPVVPTKVVALGVNYAKHREEMRHDPNMLPVIFQKPVSALLAPEGNIVYPTLASTVHYEAELVIVIGKRVRKASKADAGKYIFGYTCANDVSERNFQKIDGQWTRAKGYDTFCPVGSYITTDIDPTNLTVQTVLNGTVVQDGNTADLIRNVYDIVEFVSSIMTLEVGDIILTGTPQGVGEIHVGDTVTIQISSLGSITNRVIAE
- a CDS encoding ABC-F family ATP-binding cassette domain-containing protein; this translates as MSILTVNNLTHSFDGKILFEKASFNVNSKEHIGIVGFNGAGKTTFVNIIASKIMQDEGEVLWLNGVRFGYLDQHANIDKSLSVMDYLKTSFENLFVTEQRLEQLYNEMSNLTDLDELEKLCNKSSRLQERLETSGFYEMDATIKKVANGLGIGAIGYDTSVSILSGGQRAKVMLAKLLLDDYDLIMLDEPTNFLDLEHIEWLAKYLETYQGTFLLVSHNTAFLNRVTNFILSIENHEIKKYPGNYDAFLLAHDNNQRQYVDSYERQQREIKKMEEYIAKNKARAATAGMANSRKKMLDKMDVLTKPVTVLPSTFSFECDSVITKNMLVVDNLVIGYDKPLLPPLSIHIGGEDKLWIRGTNGIGKTTLVKTIMQLIPSLSGKFSINANAKVGYLEQDFSFSNLANSAIAYLQNIYPKYSQKEIRTLLASVGLKGDLATKAIGNLSGGEQVRAKLASLERKPTGLLILDEPTNHLDVLAKEELLKALQAYTGAILLVSHEIEFSQALCNKVFDVTN
- a CDS encoding sugar O-acetyltransferase — protein: MTEKERMDKGLLYLPLSPQILKSQVECLMSLYEFNACRPNELDKRTNMLKTMFAHFGDNSYIEPPLHANWGGSHVSFGDNVYANFNLTLVDDGNITVGDCVMFAPNVTIATAGHPIEPTLRSKGYQYNKDVVIGDNVWIGAGVLVMPGVTIGNNSVIGAGSVVTKNIPSDVVAYGNPCKVIRPISAKDHKYFYKDQLIDWENI
- a CDS encoding FGGY-family carbohydrate kinase, which codes for MERLVLSIDCGTQSLRAMVFNNVGELICISKQKYPQSYYALHSGWAEQSIDLYWDSLCRATNDCKTQIGERWNNIICMTVSPMRDTFTCVDKQGNTIRDFILWLDQRRAECKAPLPLKCKVAFRLVGMSEAIDVQRKITKSNWIAENQPQLWKKTYKYMSLGGLLNFKLTGEFKESVAGCIGHIPMQYKERKWKPTSDIQYPIFGIIDHSWLPELVQPDQVIGLVTKKASELTGIKEGLPLISAGSDKGSEAIGLGLIDQNSASLSFGTASTIQFATQKYIEPMTFMPSYPSVAPTLFNPEIQIYRGYWMVNWFLNEFAQKEVNKARELDIPPEEILNEELNNVPVGCEGLMLQPYWAPQLKQPEGKGSIIGFNSVHTKAHLYRAIIEGVGYALYDGYLNLKKRTGNDIKFLTVAGGGSQSDVICQMTADMFGLPVKRIQTYEATGLGGAITGYVAMKDYPDYQTAVASMTHYTSEFIPNLDNHKLYHELYTEVYKQTYPQLQPIYKKLYDILKRD
- a CDS encoding cytidylate kinase family protein codes for the protein MFITINGQLGSGKSAVCDILARQGYDIFSTGRIQRDIARDKGLSTLELNRLCSNDYNYDYLIDGKSKQYAKDNADKDIIFDSRLAWHFITPSFKVRLLVSPYVASLRVFANRKAEEETFSSIEDAQAELDARYEEEVSRYKTVYNVDVTDFSNYNLIIDTTTISPEKVAELILSALDDYKNNPKLRRVYVSPSNIYPTLNVDTIRVAKVDYFIEQINCRCALPKLEVLSFANKLYIYTGHTLVVSANLAHLGYLEALIYSQDDTLPNGLTVGEYIKKSNADLVSWQTMCGFNYKD
- a CDS encoding DUF1846 domain-containing protein; protein product: MKIGFDNNLYVEQQTAKILERINQFDNKLYLEFGGKLFDDLHASRILPGFDENVKIRLLQKLKDRVEVIFCISSKDIVRNKIRADFGITYSLESLRVIDNLRKVGILVSAIVITLYEDEVQVNQFIRNLTNKGEKVYIHKETKGYPLDVETIVSPEGYGKNPYIPTTRPLVVVTAPGPGSGKLATCLSQLYHENLHGVKAGYAKFETFPIWNLPLSHPINVAYEAATADLGDVTTIDPYHLQRYNITTTNYNRDIEAFPVVNNILTNIAGEQIYFSPTDMGVNCLSSAIIDDSACRYASCQEVIRRYLVAKVDYKKGLVGLDTVTRLEFLMRKLGLSVTDRPCVTPALEYERQCSVPVTSIELANGQVITGKQSDLLTSSASCTLNALKTLAGIYDEVKLLPCEVIEPIVFLNRNVYKSKREMMTLEQVLVALSISQYYNDTAIIALKQLPKLKGCQVHTTRILTQGTYSVFRKLGIDVTSEDVYVSGDLYTE